A section of the Deltaproteobacteria bacterium genome encodes:
- the murB gene encoding UDP-N-acetylmuramate dehydrogenase — MSLITETMRDELKKICRQIHFDEPMSHHTSIRIGGKADAFAYPETLEEVSGLLAYLRQKKLSYFPLGAGSNLIVRDGGIRGVVLSLTQGFSSLRLEDPAILYIEAGVGLPRLIEFAVEKGLSGVEPLVGIPGNVGGALVMNAGTPEGDIGRIVLSVTFVDREGKIVTWERDKIRFDYRESHFPRGAILLSTRLQLELSTPEAVREKVEKIRQKRIQTQPLNVPNLGSVFKNPKKGYAARLIEESGLKDVRVGGARISPKHANFIVNEGKATARDVLALVGLIKDKVKERFGVMLELEAQVVGEE, encoded by the coding sequence ATGAGTCTTATCACTGAAACGATGAGAGACGAACTTAAAAAAATCTGTCGTCAGATCCATTTTGACGAACCGATGTCGCATCATACCTCGATTCGGATCGGCGGGAAGGCGGATGCCTTCGCCTACCCGGAGACTCTTGAGGAGGTTTCGGGGCTCCTCGCCTATCTTCGTCAGAAAAAGCTCTCTTATTTTCCCCTGGGGGCAGGGAGTAATCTGATCGTCCGCGATGGGGGGATTCGCGGGGTTGTGCTGTCTCTGACTCAGGGTTTTTCATCACTTCGTTTGGAGGATCCAGCCATCCTTTATATTGAGGCCGGTGTCGGTCTTCCCCGACTCATCGAGTTTGCGGTCGAAAAAGGGCTTTCAGGCGTCGAACCGCTCGTTGGTATTCCAGGGAATGTGGGGGGAGCGCTCGTCATGAATGCCGGCACGCCTGAGGGGGATATTGGGCGCATCGTCTTGAGCGTGACCTTCGTCGATCGCGAGGGAAAAATCGTGACATGGGAGAGGGACAAGATCCGTTTTGACTATCGTGAGAGTCACTTCCCTCGAGGGGCGATCCTCCTTTCCACCCGCCTCCAGCTGGAACTTTCGACACCCGAGGCGGTTCGAGAGAAGGTCGAAAAAATTCGGCAAAAGAGGATCCAGACCCAACCGCTCAATGTCCCGAATCTCGGTTCTGTCTTCAAAAATCCGAAGAAGGGGTATGCCGCCCGTTTGATTGAGGAGTCAGGACTGAAAGATGTTCGCGTGGGGGGGGCGAGGATCTCGCCGAAACATGCCAATTTTATTGTGAATGAGGGAAAGGCGACGGCGCGGGATGTTTTGGCATTAGTCGGTTTGATTAAAGACAAGGTGAAGGAGAGGTTTGGTGTCATGCTGGAATTGGAAGCCCAAGTTGTGGGGGAGGAATAA
- a CDS encoding FtsQ-type POTRA domain-containing protein, which translates to MRKILLKTWWLLALCGFVAALIFLPPLGPFQLKEIVVVTPPTRISHNDLVALANLKKGENLLSLRLREVSKRLLNSPWIEGVALAKAYPGRLLISVQEQEPVALLKDDRFYLVNRQGVIFKALEGKDPRNFPLITGLKKPKSEELLPLIALIRSFYNQDSLRLIGLSEVQWSKGKGVSLFTVKPVLKVILGKDRWEERLEKLAHIVPEVPAKRGVPVLIDLTYEKRVFLKGG; encoded by the coding sequence ATGAGAAAAATTCTTTTAAAAACGTGGTGGTTGTTGGCGCTGTGCGGTTTTGTTGCCGCCTTGATCTTTCTTCCGCCGCTTGGCCCCTTTCAGCTCAAGGAGATTGTGGTGGTGACGCCACCGACCCGGATTTCCCACAACGATCTCGTTGCGCTGGCCAATTTGAAAAAAGGGGAGAATCTCCTCTCATTACGGCTTCGGGAGGTCAGCAAGCGTCTCCTCAATTCCCCATGGATTGAGGGGGTCGCCTTGGCGAAGGCCTACCCCGGTCGTCTGCTGATCTCGGTTCAAGAGCAGGAACCGGTCGCCCTGTTGAAGGATGATCGATTTTATCTTGTGAATCGGCAGGGGGTGATCTTCAAGGCGTTGGAAGGGAAGGATCCGAGGAACTTCCCTCTGATTACCGGTCTCAAGAAACCGAAATCCGAAGAGCTTCTCCCTTTGATCGCGCTGATCCGCTCTTTTTACAACCAGGATTCGCTTCGTCTGATCGGTTTGTCTGAAGTTCAATGGAGCAAGGGGAAGGGAGTTTCGCTTTTCACGGTGAAACCTGTTTTGAAAGTTATTTTGGGGAAGGATCGTTGGGAAGAGCGCCTCGAAAAATTGGCACACATTGTTCCTGAAGTTCCTGCCAAACGAGGGGTGCCTGTTCTCATCGATCTGACGTATGAAAAACGAGTTTTTTTAAAAGGGGGGTAA
- a CDS encoding UDP-N-acetylmuramate--L-alanine ligase, translating to MYQHIRRIHFVGIGGIGMSGIAQVLLNLGYKVTGSDLYRSAVTDQLRRHGAGIKIGHKADYLGEAQVVVTSSAVRKTNPEVLEAERRGIPVIARAEMLAELMRLKYGVAIAGSHGKTTTTSLVASVLAAGGLDPTIVIGGRLKNLRSNARLGAGEFLVAEADESDGSFLHLNPTIAVITNIDPEHLDHYRDFDSLKKTFEEFAEKIPFYGLAVFCVDHPVVRELARRFGKRSVTYGLRETADFSASQIHAKGIGSEFQVCLRGKSLGTVRLNAMPGRHNVLNSLAAVAVAHELGIPFRFVQKALANFKGIGRRFEIIREKPITIVDDYGHHPEEIRATLKTARDVWHRRKLWVLFQPHRYSRTKLLMNDFATAFKEADHLYIAEIYAAGEEPIRGVSGRVLAQKIRGRKARFVSGFSSLVNEIFPKIRKGDVVMTLGAGDIWKVGREISRRMHESYH from the coding sequence ATGTATCAACATATTCGACGCATTCACTTTGTGGGGATTGGAGGGATCGGCATGAGCGGGATCGCGCAGGTCCTTTTGAACTTGGGGTACAAGGTTACCGGCTCTGATCTTTACCGCTCTGCCGTGACGGATCAACTGCGTCGCCATGGGGCCGGTATAAAGATCGGTCATAAGGCAGACTATCTGGGAGAGGCGCAGGTTGTTGTGACCTCGTCGGCAGTCCGGAAAACAAACCCTGAGGTTCTCGAGGCGGAGCGTCGTGGCATCCCTGTTATTGCGCGCGCCGAGATGCTCGCCGAGTTGATGCGCCTCAAATATGGTGTGGCGATCGCGGGGAGTCATGGCAAGACGACAACGACCTCGCTTGTTGCGAGTGTCCTTGCCGCTGGAGGTCTGGACCCGACGATCGTGATTGGGGGGAGGCTGAAGAATCTCAGGTCCAATGCCCGACTTGGGGCCGGGGAGTTTCTGGTCGCCGAGGCGGATGAGTCAGATGGTTCATTCCTGCATCTCAATCCGACCATTGCGGTGATTACGAACATTGATCCCGAACATCTCGATCATTATCGGGATTTCGATTCGCTTAAAAAGACATTTGAAGAGTTCGCTGAAAAAATTCCGTTCTATGGGCTCGCTGTTTTTTGTGTCGATCATCCGGTCGTTCGTGAGCTGGCGAGACGGTTTGGCAAGCGATCGGTGACTTACGGATTGAGGGAGACGGCTGATTTTTCAGCGTCACAAATCCACGCGAAGGGGATCGGAAGTGAGTTCCAGGTTTGCCTCCGGGGAAAATCTCTTGGGACCGTTCGACTGAATGCGATGCCCGGCCGGCACAATGTCTTGAATAGCCTGGCCGCTGTCGCCGTGGCGCATGAATTGGGGATCCCCTTTCGGTTTGTTCAAAAGGCCTTGGCAAATTTCAAGGGGATTGGGCGGCGTTTCGAGATTATTCGGGAAAAACCGATCACAATCGTGGACGATTATGGCCATCATCCCGAGGAGATCAGGGCAACTTTAAAAACGGCGCGTGATGTCTGGCATCGGAGGAAACTTTGGGTCCTTTTTCAGCCACATCGTTATAGCCGGACCAAGTTGCTGATGAACGATTTTGCCACCGCTTTTAAGGAGGCGGACCATCTCTATATTGCGGAGATCTATGCGGCAGGTGAGGAGCCGATCCGAGGGGTCAGCGGTCGGGTCTTGGCGCAGAAAATCCGCGGTCGGAAGGCCCGTTTTGTTTCTGGTTTTTCGAGTCTTGTGAATGAAATTTTTCCAAAAATTCGAAAGGGAGATGTGGTCATGACTTTGGGGGCTGGTGATATTTGGAAGGTGGGACGGGAAATTTCGAGAAGGATGCATGAGTCTTATCACTGA
- the murG gene encoding undecaprenyldiphospho-muramoylpentapeptide beta-N-acetylglucosaminyltransferase — protein sequence MNVVIATTGTGGELFPGIAVAQALKGHNLLFVVSGLGSEEETLKRYQFSYERIAVGRLKGQNMIAGVRTLIGLPKTLWSAQHILRKFGAQVVFGLGGYSAGPVVLASYFLKIPRAILEPNAVPGLTNRLLWRFSNQIYTAFPGMERYFPGRETLWTGLPVRGEIERIGEKKEGGFSLLVFGGSRGAQSINRLMFEAVPILLQSNPSIKILHQTGQNHFESAEKKYRELGLLGNQLRVVPFIQDMGEAYREADLVVSRAGASTIAELIVAGRPAIFIPYPHAARNHQEENARALERVGGAKVFREGELAVEGGKRLAQEIVTLASDPSRLSAMKKSILNMPGRGAAEKIATSLINLGRTGGLRSGARPPATGEDGWAEP from the coding sequence GTGAATGTGGTTATTGCAACGACAGGGACAGGCGGTGAGTTATTTCCAGGCATTGCAGTGGCCCAGGCCCTCAAGGGGCACAATCTTCTCTTTGTCGTTTCCGGTCTTGGATCGGAGGAAGAGACGCTGAAGCGGTACCAGTTTTCTTATGAAAGGATTGCTGTGGGAAGGTTAAAGGGACAAAACATGATCGCCGGGGTGAGGACGTTGATCGGGCTTCCAAAGACGCTCTGGTCCGCTCAACATATCTTGAGGAAGTTCGGGGCGCAGGTGGTCTTTGGGCTGGGCGGATACAGCGCCGGTCCTGTCGTGCTCGCTTCTTATTTTCTAAAAATTCCGCGGGCGATTCTTGAACCGAATGCCGTCCCGGGGTTGACCAATCGACTTCTCTGGAGATTTTCGAACCAGATTTATACCGCCTTCCCGGGCATGGAACGCTATTTCCCCGGAAGAGAGACCTTGTGGACCGGTCTCCCGGTTCGCGGTGAGATTGAAAGGATTGGCGAGAAAAAAGAAGGTGGCTTTTCCCTACTTGTTTTTGGGGGGAGTCGTGGCGCCCAGTCGATCAATCGCCTGATGTTTGAGGCGGTCCCGATCCTTTTGCAGTCCAATCCGTCAATCAAGATTCTCCATCAGACAGGGCAAAACCATTTCGAATCGGCCGAGAAAAAATACAGGGAACTTGGTCTCTTGGGGAACCAACTTCGAGTCGTCCCTTTTATCCAGGATATGGGTGAGGCGTATCGGGAGGCCGACTTGGTTGTATCGCGCGCAGGGGCCTCAACAATTGCCGAGCTGATAGTGGCCGGACGTCCGGCGATTTTTATCCCGTATCCGCATGCCGCTAGAAATCATCAGGAGGAGAATGCTCGTGCCCTGGAAAGGGTAGGGGGCGCGAAGGTTTTTCGGGAAGGGGAGTTGGCGGTTGAAGGGGGAAAGCGATTGGCACAGGAGATCGTTACGCTTGCCTCTGATCCATCTCGGCTTTCCGCGATGAAAAAATCGATTTTGAATATGCCGGGACGGGGGGCGGCAGAAAAGATTGCGACATCTTTGATTAATTTGGGACGAACGGGTGGCTTAAGGTCGGGCGCCCGCCCGCCCGCAACGGGTGAGGACGGGTGGGCGGAACCTTAA
- a CDS encoding D-alanine--D-alanine ligase, translating into MKVGVLMGGLSKEREISLKSGRAVAAALKNRGYEVVEIDAQRDLANKLSSERIDVAVIMLHGRWGEDGTMQGMLEILGIPYSGSGPLASAVSLDKELTKRIVFQAGIRTPKWQTVFLKDLKSFGSLSFPLPVIVKPNREGSTIGITIIKEIRNLMPALVEAGKYDETILIEEFIFGKEITVGIVDGRPLPALEIVPKSGFYDFQSKYTKGMTEYIVPARISKEDEKEMIEMTVKVYDLLRLQGIARADFILAEKSYFIEINSIPGMTETSLVPKAAASVGISFEDLCESLVKGASLKI; encoded by the coding sequence ATGAAGGTTGGTGTTCTGATGGGAGGGCTCTCGAAGGAGCGTGAGATCTCACTGAAGAGTGGCCGCGCTGTTGCGGCTGCGTTGAAGAATCGTGGATACGAGGTGGTCGAGATCGATGCGCAGAGGGATCTCGCGAATAAACTCTCTTCGGAGCGGATTGATGTGGCAGTGATCATGCTTCACGGCCGCTGGGGAGAGGATGGGACCATGCAGGGGATGCTCGAGATCCTCGGGATTCCTTATTCAGGATCCGGTCCTTTGGCCTCGGCGGTTTCCCTCGATAAGGAACTTACAAAACGGATTGTTTTCCAGGCCGGAATTCGAACTCCGAAATGGCAGACGGTCTTTTTGAAGGACCTGAAATCATTTGGCTCCCTCTCTTTTCCGCTTCCGGTGATTGTGAAGCCGAATCGGGAGGGGTCGACGATCGGGATAACGATTATTAAAGAGATACGGAATCTGATGCCGGCCCTCGTAGAGGCGGGAAAATACGATGAGACGATCCTGATTGAAGAGTTTATTTTCGGGAAAGAAATTACGGTGGGGATTGTTGACGGAAGGCCGCTCCCAGCTCTCGAGATCGTTCCCAAGAGCGGTTTTTATGATTTTCAATCCAAATATACGAAGGGGATGACTGAGTATATCGTCCCCGCCCGGATTTCCAAAGAGGATGAGAAAGAGATGATCGAGATGACGGTGAAGGTCTACGATCTCTTGAGACTGCAGGGGATTGCCCGTGCCGATTTCATCCTCGCAGAAAAATCGTATTTTATTGAGATCAATTCAATCCCCGGCATGACGGAGACGAGTCTTGTCCCGAAGGCAGCGGCATCGGTCGGGATCAGTTTTGAAGATTTGTGTGAGAGTCTCGTGAAGGGAGCCTCGCTGAAGATATGA
- the murD gene encoding UDP-N-acetylmuramoyl-L-alanine--D-glutamate ligase: MRLKGKNVLVVGLGRSGLAAVRFLLDRGARVAVTDQRREEEFGDWQREFDGEELEVHLGGHEPEIFDKRDLICLSPGVPLDLPGLKLAKRRKIPIIGEMGLGAEFLEAPFVAVTGTNGKSTTSTLIYQMLVAAGQKVALGGNIGTPLLDLILTGDRYERLVLEVSSYQLETVKEFRPEVAVLLNVTEDHLDRYESFQDYVRAKTRILKDQTGRDAVVYNAEDSHIAPYACRANAKRIPFALHRQPSEGLFYSHGRIVRRWKKEFEDYPLARTKLTGLHNVENMMASVGAARSVGVSPDQVQKVLELFEGLPHRMQLVGEYRGVRYYDDSKGTNVDSVCKSIAGFEDRQVILIAGGRDKGGSYRPLRDFVSKKVVRLLLIGEASAKIARELQGCTEIQEVGTLEAAVREAAQKVKRGQVVLLSPACASFDQFRSYAERGEKFREFVRKYAEAV, translated from the coding sequence GTGCGATTAAAGGGTAAAAACGTATTGGTAGTCGGTCTCGGACGTTCGGGTCTCGCGGCGGTGCGATTTCTCCTGGATCGTGGTGCGCGTGTAGCGGTGACCGATCAGAGGCGTGAAGAGGAGTTTGGCGATTGGCAGAGGGAGTTTGATGGGGAGGAACTGGAAGTCCATCTCGGCGGACACGAACCAGAGATTTTTGACAAAAGAGACCTGATCTGTCTTTCCCCTGGCGTGCCTTTGGATCTCCCGGGTTTGAAACTGGCGAAGCGTCGAAAGATCCCGATCATCGGTGAGATGGGACTTGGGGCGGAGTTTCTCGAGGCCCCATTTGTTGCGGTGACCGGAACGAATGGAAAATCGACAACCTCAACTTTGATTTACCAGATGCTTGTGGCCGCCGGACAAAAAGTTGCGTTGGGAGGGAACATCGGCACTCCGCTCCTGGACCTGATTTTAACGGGGGACCGGTATGAGCGTCTCGTCCTGGAGGTCTCCAGTTATCAGTTGGAAACCGTCAAGGAGTTCCGGCCAGAGGTTGCTGTCCTGCTCAATGTGACGGAAGATCATCTCGACCGCTATGAGAGTTTTCAGGATTACGTTCGTGCGAAGACCCGGATTTTGAAGGATCAGACAGGGCGCGATGCGGTCGTTTACAATGCGGAAGATTCCCACATCGCCCCTTACGCCTGTCGGGCCAATGCCAAAAGGATCCCCTTCGCACTTCATCGCCAGCCGTCTGAAGGGCTTTTTTATTCCCATGGTCGGATTGTTCGACGGTGGAAAAAGGAGTTCGAGGATTACCCACTCGCAAGAACCAAACTGACGGGGCTCCACAATGTGGAGAATATGATGGCCTCGGTCGGGGCGGCCCGATCGGTCGGGGTCTCTCCGGATCAGGTCCAAAAAGTCCTGGAGTTGTTTGAAGGACTTCCGCATCGGATGCAGCTCGTTGGTGAGTATCGTGGGGTCCGGTATTACGACGACTCAAAAGGGACGAATGTCGATTCCGTCTGTAAATCGATCGCAGGATTTGAGGATCGCCAGGTGATCCTGATTGCGGGCGGGCGTGACAAAGGGGGGAGTTACCGTCCGCTGCGCGATTTTGTTTCAAAAAAGGTGGTTCGACTTCTTTTGATCGGAGAGGCGAGTGCCAAGATCGCCCGAGAACTTCAAGGGTGTACGGAAATTCAGGAGGTCGGGACCTTGGAGGCGGCGGTACGGGAGGCAGCGCAAAAGGTTAAGCGAGGTCAAGTGGTCCTTCTCTCACCTGCCTGTGCCAGTTTTGATCAATTCAGAAGTTATGCAGAGCGAGGGGAAAAATTTCGTGAATTTGTGAGGAAATATGCGGAAGCCGTTTGA
- a CDS encoding phospho-N-acetylmuramoyl-pentapeptide-transferase, with the protein MLQALLYPLADQWIVFNVLKYITFRTVAGLLTAMVLYFSLNHWQIELLKRLQIKQSIREEGPKHHQVKAGTPTMGGLLIWFCVFFSTLLWMDIRNVTVWVTVGLYSGFAFIGFWDDRRKIKYGSNLGLKGRHKFLMQLFAALMVVLLYFELFPADTRLSFPFFKSLLPDLGWWYLPFSLFVIVGASNAVNLTDGLDGLATGPSILAFGTLGVLAYFAGHVGIASYLQIPYILGSGELAVFSGVVCGALVGFLWFNSYPAEIFMGDVGSLPLGAAMGFIALVTKNELLLVLIGGIFVLEAVSVITQVVSFKISGRRIFQMAPIHHHFELKGWQEPKVIVRFWIISLILCLVALSTLKLR; encoded by the coding sequence ATGCTTCAGGCACTGCTTTATCCACTCGCGGACCAATGGATCGTTTTCAATGTCCTGAAATATATTACCTTCAGGACGGTGGCTGGTTTGTTGACGGCGATGGTTCTCTATTTCTCTCTGAATCATTGGCAGATCGAGCTTTTGAAAAGACTCCAGATCAAACAGTCAATTCGTGAAGAGGGGCCGAAGCATCATCAGGTCAAGGCGGGGACCCCAACGATGGGGGGGCTCTTGATCTGGTTTTGTGTCTTTTTCTCGACACTGCTCTGGATGGATATCAGGAATGTGACCGTTTGGGTCACTGTGGGGCTTTATAGCGGTTTCGCCTTCATCGGTTTCTGGGATGACCGGCGCAAGATTAAATACGGCTCCAATCTGGGGCTCAAGGGGAGGCACAAATTTCTGATGCAGTTGTTCGCTGCCCTCATGGTCGTCCTGCTTTATTTCGAACTTTTTCCTGCAGACACGCGTCTCTCGTTCCCCTTCTTCAAATCACTCTTGCCGGATCTTGGGTGGTGGTATCTCCCTTTTTCCTTGTTTGTCATTGTGGGGGCCTCGAATGCGGTCAATCTGACCGATGGACTTGATGGTCTCGCCACCGGTCCTTCGATCCTCGCCTTTGGGACATTAGGGGTGCTTGCCTATTTTGCCGGCCATGTCGGTATCGCCTCCTATTTGCAGATCCCTTATATCCTTGGCAGCGGTGAGTTAGCGGTTTTCTCCGGCGTTGTTTGTGGCGCGTTGGTCGGTTTTCTCTGGTTCAATTCTTATCCCGCCGAGATTTTCATGGGAGATGTCGGATCACTTCCGCTCGGTGCTGCGATGGGATTCATCGCCCTTGTGACGAAGAATGAACTCCTGCTGGTCTTGATCGGGGGGATTTTTGTTCTTGAGGCGGTTTCGGTCATCACACAGGTGGTTTCTTTCAAGATATCAGGCCGGCGCATCTTTCAGATGGCGCCGATCCATCATCATTTTGAACTCAAGGGATGGCAGGAGCCGAAGGTGATCGTGAGGTTTTGGATTATATCATTAATTTTGTGTTTGGTGGCTCTCAGTACTTTGAAACTGAGGTGA
- a CDS encoding UDP-N-acetylmuramoyl-tripeptide--D-alanyl-D-alanine ligase, with the protein MRLRMEEVVKATGGRLISGSPEAVVRGVSTDSRTVKSGELFFALKGENFDGHDYLKIAFQQGAVGAVVHKSPLAPLCQRGVRGILNIIQVPDTLKALGDLATRWRRCFPIPVVAVTGSNGKTTTKEMIASVLAEKYPVLKTEGNFNNLIGLPLTLFRLNRRHKIAVLEMGMNAPGEIRRLTEIAAPQVGVITNVGRAHLQGLRTIRGIARAKGELLQGLPRSGVAFLNSDDSSSPFLRKLSHATVRTFGWKGRPDLKVRRYESQGLAGQRFTVKVQRRLYPFSLKLLGKGNVSNALAAIAVGDYFSVPPARMKRALHHLRPKSGRMEPLSSRSWTLLNDAYNANPDSMTQSLEIFREIGGRSLRRVAILGEMLELGRFASSSHREIGGKAIRYKVDLLIGIGPHAPDLRRGALGEGARPDRVVTFREGPKSFESIRSLLKKGDLILVKGSHGMRLDRLVDILRNS; encoded by the coding sequence ATGAGACTTAGGATGGAAGAGGTTGTGAAGGCGACAGGAGGAAGATTGATTTCAGGTTCTCCAGAGGCGGTGGTTCGAGGGGTCTCGACAGACAGCCGGACCGTGAAGAGCGGAGAGCTCTTTTTTGCGCTGAAGGGAGAAAATTTTGATGGGCACGATTATCTCAAGATCGCTTTTCAACAAGGTGCGGTGGGAGCCGTTGTTCACAAATCCCCCCTTGCCCCCCTTTGTCAAAGGGGGGTGCGGGGAATTTTAAATATTATTCAGGTTCCTGATACGTTGAAGGCATTAGGAGACTTGGCGACGCGCTGGCGGAGATGTTTTCCGATTCCGGTGGTTGCGGTGACCGGTTCGAATGGAAAGACCACGACCAAGGAGATGATCGCCTCTGTTCTTGCGGAGAAATATCCCGTGCTGAAGACGGAGGGGAATTTCAACAATCTCATCGGACTTCCCTTGACCCTCTTCCGATTGAATCGTCGTCATAAGATTGCGGTGCTCGAGATGGGGATGAATGCCCCGGGTGAGATCCGAAGGCTGACGGAGATTGCCGCGCCTCAAGTCGGTGTTATCACGAACGTGGGGCGTGCCCATTTGCAGGGATTGAGGACAATTCGCGGAATCGCCCGTGCGAAGGGGGAACTTCTGCAGGGATTGCCACGATCCGGAGTTGCCTTTCTGAATTCGGATGATTCGTCGTCTCCCTTTTTGAGGAAATTATCTCACGCCACCGTTCGGACGTTTGGTTGGAAGGGGCGTCCTGATCTGAAGGTTCGGCGTTACGAATCTCAGGGACTTGCAGGCCAAAGATTTACTGTGAAGGTTCAGCGAAGATTGTATCCCTTTTCCCTAAAACTTTTGGGGAAGGGGAATGTCTCGAACGCCCTCGCCGCGATTGCGGTCGGGGATTATTTCTCGGTGCCTCCCGCGAGGATGAAACGTGCCCTCCATCATTTGAGGCCGAAGAGTGGTCGGATGGAGCCTCTCTCCTCACGCTCCTGGACCCTTTTAAATGATGCCTACAACGCCAATCCAGATTCGATGACCCAGTCTTTGGAAATTTTTCGGGAGATCGGGGGACGATCGCTAAGACGCGTCGCAATTTTGGGGGAGATGCTGGAGCTGGGGCGCTTTGCCAGTTCCAGTCATCGGGAGATCGGCGGAAAAGCGATCCGATACAAGGTCGATCTCCTGATCGGGATCGGGCCTCATGCCCCGGATCTCCGACGAGGGGCGCTGGGAGAAGGGGCAAGACCGGATCGTGTCGTGACCTTTCGGGAGGGTCCAAAATCTTTTGAATCGATTCGATCCCTTTTGAAAAAAGGGGATCTGATTTTGGTGAAGGGATCCCATGGGATGAGGTTGGATCGATTGGTTGATATTTTGAGGAATTCATAA
- the ftsW gene encoding putative lipid II flippase FtsW — protein sequence MRKPFDYTLLLTTLLLVVVGLTMVFSASGVLAKERFQDSTLFLKKELVAAIIGFGALFLIRLVPVRFFSKAVYPLFLISLILLVLVLIPSVGTKVGGASRWFRLGPFSFQPSEIAKLALIFFMAHILTKKREKVNLFIGFASPMVFSGLLIGLVLMGKDLGGATVMGASVFFMMFIGGVRPSYLLSEILLALPAFYYLVFSVPYRRARVLAFLNPWDYPRGAGFQIIQSYVAFHAGRFFGQGLGEGKQKLFYLPEAHTDFIFSVIGEELGLFGTMTVLGLFVVWLYRAFRIAWNAPDLFTSYLALGISLMVGLQVLLNVAVVTGLLPTKGLPLPFISYGGSSLILSLIAVGILLNISSRGEV from the coding sequence ATGCGGAAGCCGTTTGATTATACATTGCTTCTAACAACGCTGCTGCTTGTCGTCGTAGGACTCACCATGGTTTTTTCAGCCTCAGGTGTTCTCGCCAAGGAGAGGTTTCAGGACAGCACGCTTTTTCTGAAAAAGGAATTGGTGGCGGCGATTATCGGATTCGGCGCCCTCTTTCTGATTCGTTTGGTTCCGGTCCGGTTTTTTTCAAAGGCGGTTTATCCACTCTTTCTGATCTCCCTGATCCTTTTGGTGCTTGTCTTGATCCCGTCGGTGGGGACGAAGGTGGGCGGGGCCTCCCGATGGTTTCGCCTCGGTCCGTTTTCCTTCCAGCCTTCGGAGATTGCGAAGCTCGCGCTGATCTTTTTCATGGCGCATATTCTGACAAAAAAGAGGGAGAAGGTGAATCTCTTCATCGGATTCGCCTCCCCGATGGTTTTTTCGGGGCTGCTCATCGGACTTGTCCTGATGGGGAAGGATCTTGGTGGGGCGACGGTCATGGGGGCCTCTGTTTTTTTCATGATGTTTATCGGCGGGGTCCGTCCCTCTTACCTCCTTTCGGAGATCCTTCTTGCCCTTCCGGCCTTCTACTATCTCGTCTTTTCGGTTCCTTATCGGAGGGCGCGTGTCCTCGCCTTTTTAAATCCATGGGATTATCCCCGTGGCGCCGGTTTTCAGATCATCCAGTCCTATGTGGCGTTTCATGCCGGTCGATTTTTTGGGCAAGGTTTGGGAGAGGGGAAACAAAAACTCTTCTACCTCCCGGAGGCCCACACCGATTTTATCTTTTCGGTTATTGGAGAGGAGCTCGGGCTTTTCGGAACCATGACAGTCTTGGGTTTGTTTGTTGTCTGGCTCTATCGTGCCTTTCGGATCGCCTGGAATGCGCCGGATCTCTTCACGTCGTATCTCGCGTTGGGGATTTCTCTGATGGTCGGATTGCAGGTCCTTTTGAATGTGGCGGTGGTCACCGGTCTGCTTCCGACAAAAGGGTTGCCGCTTCCGTTTATTAGCTATGGGGGGAGTTCACTGATCCTGTCGCTGATCGCGGTCGGAATTTTGCTGAATATCTCTTCAAGAGGAGAGGTTTAA